From one Rhizobium lentis genomic stretch:
- a CDS encoding alpha/beta fold hydrolase: protein MPRKTITTIAAIATAASLSVALPAVAADALPQDQSVKNVVLVHGAFADGSGWKGVYDNLTKRGYRVTIVQNPLTSLADDVAATRRALERQDGPVILVGHSWGGTVITEAGVDEKVKGLIYVSALSPDAGETTAQQYEGFAPASEFVIETTKDGFGYVSPAKFKSGFAHDVSDADVAFMRDAQVPINMAAFGTKLQNAAWRTKPSWAVIATEDKAFDQAMLIHMAERINAKITKVSASHALFMTQPAVIADTIDQAAKSVSGKTK, encoded by the coding sequence ATGCCCCGCAAGACCATCACCACCATTGCCGCGATCGCAACTGCAGCCTCCCTTTCGGTCGCCTTGCCGGCAGTGGCCGCTGACGCGCTACCGCAAGATCAATCCGTCAAAAACGTCGTGCTGGTTCACGGCGCATTTGCGGACGGTTCCGGGTGGAAGGGTGTTTACGACAATCTGACGAAACGCGGTTATCGCGTCACCATCGTGCAAAATCCTCTGACATCGCTGGCTGACGATGTCGCTGCCACCCGGCGTGCACTTGAGCGGCAAGATGGCCCGGTCATTCTCGTTGGACATTCCTGGGGCGGCACCGTCATCACGGAAGCCGGGGTCGATGAAAAGGTCAAAGGCCTCATCTATGTCTCTGCTCTCTCGCCCGATGCCGGGGAGACGACGGCTCAGCAGTACGAGGGTTTTGCGCCCGCTTCCGAGTTCGTCATCGAAACCACGAAGGATGGTTTCGGCTACGTCAGCCCTGCCAAGTTCAAGTCGGGATTCGCCCATGACGTCAGCGACGCCGATGTCGCGTTCATGAGGGATGCGCAGGTTCCGATCAACATGGCGGCGTTCGGCACCAAACTTCAGAACGCAGCATGGCGCACCAAGCCCAGCTGGGCCGTTATCGCGACAGAGGACAAAGCATTCGATCAGGCCATGCTGATCCATATGGCAGAGCGCATCAATGCCAAGATCACCAAGGTGTCGGCGAGCCATGCC
- a CDS encoding MarR family winged helix-turn-helix transcriptional regulator gives MTQRRNDPPPLRDQLCYAIYTAGIAIQRAYKPLLDELGLTYPQYLVLNVLWAQDERTVVSIADQLALDSSTLTPLLKRLEAAGLVRRTRNLSNERQVLVALTDQGRALQHRAGCLSDTLLAASTQTPAELAALNHDVRHLRDAIYSQIGGWDAPA, from the coding sequence ATGACCCAACGCCGTAACGATCCCCCGCCACTGCGCGACCAGCTGTGCTATGCGATTTACACCGCCGGCATCGCGATCCAGCGCGCCTACAAGCCCTTGCTCGATGAGCTTGGCTTAACCTATCCGCAGTATCTCGTCCTGAACGTTCTCTGGGCACAGGACGAGCGGACCGTGGTATCCATCGCCGACCAGCTTGCTCTGGACTCCAGCACGCTGACGCCTCTTTTGAAGCGCCTGGAAGCCGCTGGGCTCGTGCGGCGGACACGCAATCTCAGCAACGAAAGGCAGGTCTTGGTGGCGCTGACGGATCAAGGTCGCGCCTTGCAGCACAGGGCAGGCTGCCTAAGCGATACCTTGCTTGCAGCTTCGACCCAAACACCGGCAGAACTCGCTGCCTTGAACCACGACGTGCGACATCTTCGTGACGCGATCTATTCCCAGATCGGCGGGTGGGATGCACCCGCCTGA
- a CDS encoding SDR family oxidoreductase — protein MTPFLTLEGRRTLITGGTSGAGAATVALFKQLGARVLTTARTKPADFSGAAFVEADLTTTAGVQAVVDAVHAELGGLDILVNVLGGSSAPSGGFAALTDEEWDKEFNLNFFPAVRLDRALIPGMIAQGSGVVIHVTSIQRNLPLPQATTGYASAKGALNTYSKSLSKEVSPKGVRVVRVSPGWIADPGSNGLALRIAEEAGIDYDAAVQVIMNSLGGIPLGRPAKPEEVADLIAFLASDRATSITGTEHVIDGGTVPTA, from the coding sequence ATGACCCCGTTTCTCACATTGGAAGGTCGTCGGACCCTTATCACCGGCGGCACCTCGGGTGCCGGCGCTGCAACCGTGGCGCTGTTCAAGCAGCTTGGCGCTCGCGTGCTCACGACCGCACGCACCAAGCCGGCGGACTTCTCAGGCGCGGCGTTCGTTGAAGCCGACCTGACCACCACCGCGGGGGTTCAAGCGGTCGTCGATGCTGTGCATGCGGAGCTCGGCGGTCTCGATATCCTCGTGAACGTGCTGGGTGGCTCGTCGGCCCCTTCAGGTGGCTTTGCCGCGCTCACCGACGAGGAATGGGACAAGGAGTTCAACCTCAACTTCTTTCCGGCGGTCAGGCTGGATCGTGCTCTCATCCCCGGCATGATCGCTCAGGGAAGCGGCGTCGTCATCCATGTGACCTCGATCCAGAGAAACCTTCCGCTACCGCAGGCGACGACCGGCTATGCTTCGGCCAAGGGCGCCCTCAACACCTACAGCAAGAGCCTCTCCAAGGAGGTGTCGCCGAAGGGCGTGCGGGTGGTGCGGGTTTCCCCCGGCTGGATCGCCGATCCAGGATCGAATGGTCTGGCCCTGCGCATAGCCGAGGAAGCCGGCATCGACTACGACGCGGCGGTGCAAGTGATCATGAACTCGCTCGGCGGCATACCGCTCGGACGACCGGCCAAGCCGGAAGAGGTAGCCGACCTGATCGCCTTTCTTGCCTCTGACCGGGCGACGTCCATCACGGGAACCGAGCATGTGATCGACGGCGGGACTGTTCCGACCGCTTGA
- a CDS encoding nuclear transport factor 2 family protein has protein sequence MTIRLPRAIEAYFDADRSGEPNAVAAAFTENGIVKDKGEIHTGREAIREWMVEAGQLYTYTMEPFLISTENGKTQVTAHVVGTFPGSPIDLRFFFVLAGDKVAELEITV, from the coding sequence ATGACTATTAGATTGCCCAGGGCCATCGAAGCATATTTCGACGCCGACCGCAGCGGGGAGCCGAATGCTGTTGCCGCCGCTTTCACCGAGAACGGCATTGTGAAGGATAAGGGCGAAATCCACACAGGCCGCGAGGCCATTCGCGAATGGATGGTCGAGGCAGGCCAGCTCTATACCTACACAATGGAGCCTTTCCTCATCAGTACAGAGAACGGCAAAACCCAAGTAACCGCCCATGTCGTCGGCACATTCCCAGGTAGCCCTATCGACCTGAGGTTCTTCTTCGTGCTCGCAGGCGACAAGGTCGCTGAACTGGAGATCACCGTATGA
- a CDS encoding D-2-hydroxyacid dehydrogenase, which translates to MSDATSNSLRIVLLDRKTLPDDIHVRAFSFAHELIQFDQTAPEEVPERIKDADIVITNKAPVRGPAIASAPRLKLVAVAATGTDVVDVAACAQRGVTVSNIRNYAVNTVPEHTFALILALRRSLLAYRNSVRAGRWQEANQFCYFDYPINDLAGSTLGIIGDGALGRSVGDLGRAFGMKVLFSDYKGTKGMGPLYTPFEKVLEVSDIITLHSPLMPSTRNMISTAEFAQMAKRPLLINTARGGLVDETALEHALRSGQISGAGFDVVTTEPPADDHPLMRLLDLPNFILTPHVAWASREAVQSLMDQLIDNVEAFERGAPTNIVAA; encoded by the coding sequence ATGTCTGATGCTACCAGCAATTCTCTTCGCATCGTTCTACTCGATCGCAAGACCTTGCCCGACGACATTCACGTCCGCGCGTTCTCCTTCGCGCACGAACTCATACAGTTCGACCAGACGGCTCCAGAGGAGGTGCCCGAACGCATCAAGGATGCCGACATTGTCATCACGAACAAGGCTCCCGTGCGAGGTCCGGCGATCGCATCCGCCCCCAGGCTCAAGCTGGTCGCGGTAGCAGCCACGGGAACCGACGTCGTCGACGTCGCCGCATGCGCGCAGCGTGGAGTAACGGTCTCGAACATCCGCAACTACGCGGTCAATACGGTTCCCGAGCACACCTTCGCTCTGATCCTCGCGCTTCGCCGGAGCCTTCTGGCCTATCGCAACTCGGTACGGGCTGGTCGCTGGCAGGAAGCAAACCAGTTCTGCTACTTCGACTACCCGATCAACGATCTCGCCGGCTCGACGCTGGGCATCATCGGCGACGGTGCCCTCGGGCGCTCGGTGGGCGACCTTGGCCGTGCTTTTGGGATGAAGGTTCTTTTTTCCGACTACAAGGGCACAAAGGGAATGGGACCGCTCTATACGCCTTTCGAGAAGGTACTCGAGGTCAGCGACATCATCACCTTGCACTCCCCCTTGATGCCTTCGACCCGCAACATGATCTCAACCGCAGAGTTCGCACAGATGGCCAAGCGGCCGCTCTTGATCAATACCGCGCGCGGCGGTCTGGTCGACGAGACCGCGCTGGAGCACGCATTGAGAAGTGGCCAGATCAGCGGCGCGGGCTTCGACGTCGTCACCACCGAGCCTCCTGCAGACGATCATCCGCTGATGCGTCTGCTCGATCTGCCGAACTTCATCCTGACGCCGCATGTGGCGTGGGCGAGCCGCGAGGCGGTCCAGTCGCTCATGGATCAGCTGATCGACAACGTCGAGGCGTTCGAGCGCGGCGCACCGACGAACATCGTTGCCGCTTGA
- a CDS encoding tripartite tricarboxylate transporter permease gives MNFVDLLMLGFSEALTPTNLGFCLLGALLGTLIGVLPGIGPTATIAVLLPITFYLPPLAGLIMLAGIYYGAQYGGSTTAILVNLPGEASSVVTAVDGYKMAQKGRAGSALAVAALGSFFAGTVATFGIAIAGPTLSSFALSFGPAEYVSLMLFGLLAATILARGPVLKAIGMILLGLLLGMVGIDASSGEERLTFGAVELFDGIDFVVIAIGLFGFAEIIENLENVEARGVLVSKLSRLWPTREDFRRAWPAVLRGSGVGTLLGVLPGGGATLASFCAYSVEKKVSKRPLEFGEGAVEGVAGPEAANNAGAQSSFIPLLTLGIPSNNMMAMMLSAFIIHGITPGPTVLATQPEIFWGLVASMWIGNLMLVVINLPLIGIWVKLLTVPYRLLYPAILLFCCVGVYSINNRIFDVALAAGFGLLGYAFRKAKCEPGPLLLGFVLGPLLETNIRRALTISHGNPSVFVERPISLVLLIATAGVLLLMILPSFRRTREQAFQEEEA, from the coding sequence ATGAACTTCGTTGACCTTCTCATGCTCGGCTTCAGCGAGGCTTTGACGCCTACGAACCTCGGCTTCTGTCTTCTCGGCGCTCTGCTCGGCACCCTGATCGGGGTCCTTCCCGGTATCGGGCCGACGGCGACGATCGCGGTCCTGCTGCCGATCACTTTCTACCTGCCGCCGCTCGCGGGCCTGATCATGCTGGCGGGCATCTACTACGGCGCTCAGTACGGCGGATCAACCACGGCGATCCTCGTCAATCTTCCAGGCGAGGCGTCGTCGGTCGTCACTGCCGTGGACGGCTATAAGATGGCCCAAAAAGGAAGAGCCGGATCGGCACTTGCCGTCGCGGCACTCGGTTCCTTCTTCGCGGGAACCGTCGCCACTTTCGGCATCGCGATCGCCGGACCAACGCTCTCATCCTTCGCCCTCTCTTTCGGCCCGGCGGAATACGTGTCGCTGATGCTGTTCGGGCTCCTCGCCGCAACAATCCTCGCGCGCGGGCCAGTCCTGAAGGCGATCGGCATGATCCTTCTCGGCTTGCTGCTTGGCATGGTCGGGATCGACGCCAGCTCCGGCGAAGAGCGCCTTACCTTCGGCGCTGTCGAACTTTTCGACGGCATCGACTTCGTGGTCATTGCCATCGGGCTGTTCGGCTTCGCGGAGATCATCGAGAACCTTGAAAATGTCGAAGCCCGCGGCGTCCTGGTCAGCAAGCTCAGCCGACTGTGGCCGACGCGAGAAGACTTCCGGCGCGCATGGCCGGCCGTGCTGAGGGGATCCGGCGTCGGCACGCTCCTTGGCGTGCTTCCGGGCGGTGGAGCAACGCTGGCCTCCTTCTGCGCCTACTCGGTCGAGAAAAAGGTGTCCAAGCGTCCCCTGGAGTTTGGCGAAGGTGCAGTTGAGGGTGTTGCCGGACCGGAAGCTGCCAACAATGCGGGCGCGCAGTCTTCATTTATCCCGCTTCTGACCTTGGGCATCCCATCGAACAACATGATGGCGATGATGTTGAGCGCCTTCATCATCCACGGCATTACCCCAGGGCCTACGGTGCTGGCAACCCAGCCGGAAATCTTCTGGGGTCTCGTTGCCAGCATGTGGATCGGCAACCTGATGCTCGTCGTGATCAACCTGCCCCTTATCGGGATCTGGGTGAAACTCCTGACCGTCCCCTACCGACTGCTGTACCCGGCAATCCTTCTCTTCTGCTGTGTCGGGGTCTACAGCATCAACAACCGCATTTTCGACGTGGCCCTGGCGGCCGGATTCGGACTGCTCGGTTATGCCTTCCGCAAGGCAAAGTGCGAGCCGGGTCCTCTGCTTCTGGGGTTCGTCCTGGGACCATTGTTGGAAACCAACATTCGCAGGGCTCTGACGATCTCCCACGGAAACCCCAGCGTCTTCGTGGAGCGGCCGATCAGCCTCGTCCTCCTGATAGCGACAGCCGGAGTACTTCTCCTGATGATCCTGCCGTCATTCCGCAGAACCCGCGAACAAGCCTTCCAGGAAGAAGAAGCCTGA
- a CDS encoding tripartite tricarboxylate transporter TctB family protein, producing the protein MAGPSKLGRKGDRPDLLTAALFVGFGALGLWAGRDLTLGTASAMGPGYLPRIVCWLLIIIGVVIGGFGAIHAREDISKPKLWPLVIILAAVVGFAFIAEFFGFVAASVWLLLVGSIADRESRLREVILLTAGLTAFGALVFIVGLGVQMPIWPF; encoded by the coding sequence ATGGCCGGCCCGAGCAAACTAGGCAGAAAAGGGGATCGTCCTGATCTGCTGACTGCCGCGTTGTTCGTGGGGTTCGGCGCGCTCGGCTTGTGGGCCGGGCGTGACCTGACCCTCGGCACCGCATCCGCCATGGGTCCGGGTTATCTGCCCCGGATTGTATGCTGGCTCCTGATCATCATCGGGGTGGTCATCGGCGGATTCGGAGCGATCCACGCGCGTGAAGATATCTCCAAGCCAAAGCTGTGGCCGCTGGTGATCATTCTCGCAGCCGTCGTCGGGTTCGCGTTCATCGCCGAGTTCTTTGGGTTCGTTGCGGCTTCCGTCTGGCTGCTTCTCGTGGGCAGTATCGCAGACCGCGAGTCCCGACTTCGGGAAGTCATTCTGCTCACCGCCGGGCTTACGGCGTTCGGCGCTCTGGTCTTCATCGTCGGCCTTGGCGTGCAGATGCCGATCTGGCCGTTCTGA
- a CDS encoding tripartite tricarboxylate transporter substrate binding protein translates to MQRTDIRSSYPWEDEMNQLIRNTALATTLFLAAGAAHAEWPADRPIEFIVAFAPGGGTDVMNRTLAPFIEKELGAKITVLNRPGASGEIAYTAMTQARPDGYTVSSLNTPGYLTMQMDRKVRFDPKKLCLVARIVEDPGSFIVQANSKFNTLKDLVAYAKENPGAVTVGTTGLGTDEHLAMLQLEKSAGIDLTAVTFNGANEARTALLGGHVDTIGINVGEFVGSDHSAFKNLGQFAEERASIAPDLPTAKEQGFEVLMSSERGIAMSCEVPEEIRTKFSSAVKKALDNPEFQAKAKQMSLALSYRSSEEWNKELPVRGERLGAIWKLAKEQK, encoded by the coding sequence GTGCAACGCACAGACATTAGATCCAGCTATCCATGGGAGGATGAAATGAATCAGTTAATCCGCAATACCGCATTGGCCACGACGCTTTTTCTTGCGGCAGGTGCTGCCCATGCAGAATGGCCCGCCGACCGTCCAATCGAGTTTATCGTCGCATTCGCTCCTGGCGGCGGTACGGATGTGATGAACCGGACGCTTGCTCCCTTCATCGAGAAGGAGTTGGGCGCGAAGATCACAGTTTTGAACCGACCGGGTGCGTCCGGTGAGATCGCCTACACTGCGATGACCCAGGCTCGCCCCGATGGTTACACCGTATCGTCGTTGAACACTCCGGGCTATCTGACGATGCAGATGGACCGCAAGGTTCGGTTCGATCCAAAGAAGCTATGCCTCGTAGCGCGTATCGTTGAAGACCCCGGCTCCTTCATCGTTCAAGCCAATTCGAAGTTCAACACGCTCAAGGACCTCGTCGCCTATGCGAAGGAGAACCCAGGGGCCGTGACTGTCGGCACGACCGGCCTCGGAACCGATGAGCATCTTGCCATGCTCCAATTGGAGAAGTCTGCAGGCATCGACCTGACTGCGGTCACCTTCAACGGGGCGAACGAGGCTCGTACCGCGCTTCTCGGCGGACACGTCGATACGATCGGCATCAACGTCGGCGAGTTCGTGGGCAGCGACCATTCCGCGTTCAAGAACCTCGGTCAGTTCGCGGAGGAGCGCGCCTCCATCGCGCCCGACCTTCCTACCGCCAAGGAGCAGGGCTTCGAAGTCCTGATGAGTTCTGAACGGGGCATCGCAATGAGCTGCGAGGTTCCCGAGGAAATTCGGACCAAGTTCTCGAGTGCGGTCAAAAAAGCTCTCGACAATCCTGAATTCCAGGCAAAGGCGAAGCAGATGTCGCTTGCCCTTTCTTACCGCTCATCCGAGGAGTGGAACAAGGAGCTTCCGGTACGTGGCGAGCGCCTGGGTGCGATCTGGAAACTGGCCAAGGAACAGAAGTAA
- a CDS encoding RraA family protein, with the protein MTIGFRVRNRDRVIDQEWIDKFRELPVANISDSMHRLYAGGAQLRPMHREGKLVGRALTVKAPPGDNLMLHKAMDMAVDGDVIVMDAGGDVTHALMGEMMLDYAHRRGVVGFVLNGAIRDADAFLEMNIPSYAIGVTHRGPYKNGPGEINTPIAIGGMVIMPGDLIVGDADGVVVVPIDDAAEVYDRTVAKHVAEQKQIEAIKAGTHNPTWFNDALAKGGCELPSTN; encoded by the coding sequence TTGACCATAGGATTCAGGGTTCGAAACAGGGACAGGGTGATCGATCAGGAATGGATCGACAAGTTCAGGGAATTACCGGTTGCAAACATAAGCGACAGCATGCACCGCTTGTATGCCGGGGGCGCTCAACTTCGTCCCATGCATCGCGAGGGTAAACTCGTGGGCCGTGCGCTGACAGTGAAGGCCCCCCCTGGCGATAACCTCATGCTGCACAAAGCGATGGATATGGCCGTTGATGGCGACGTGATCGTGATGGATGCCGGCGGCGACGTTACGCACGCGTTGATGGGCGAAATGATGCTTGATTACGCTCATCGCCGTGGCGTTGTCGGTTTCGTTCTCAACGGTGCGATCCGCGATGCGGACGCGTTTCTCGAGATGAACATCCCATCCTATGCAATCGGCGTCACCCACCGTGGCCCCTATAAGAACGGACCGGGCGAGATCAACACGCCCATCGCCATTGGAGGAATGGTGATCATGCCTGGCGACCTGATCGTCGGCGACGCGGACGGCGTTGTCGTTGTCCCGATCGACGATGCCGCCGAAGTCTATGACAGGACGGTTGCCAAGCACGTGGCCGAGCAGAAGCAGATCGAGGCGATCAAGGCCGGTACGCACAACCCGACCTGGTTTAACGACGCACTGGCAAAAGGCGGCTGCGAGCTGCCATCCACCAATTGA
- a CDS encoding hydroxyacid dehydrogenase has product MGSRNILVTGPAIHEQAVRLIADKGYQVSYVPPYTSEDDLVRIVTELDPVGVVVRMGRFGEAAIEAAPSLRVLSKHGVGVDNIDVDAASRREIPVIVAAGANALSVAEHAIALLFAVVKRIVPLDSGLRAGRWEKPGFSGKELASMTVGLVGFGAIARHTAAFARGFGLEVQAFDPFADEAAFAEAGVQRVDDVDDLIASSDILSLHCPLTPDTRNLLDDRRLGMMKPGSFVINTARGGLIDEDALLRAVESGQIAGAGLDTFQTEPPAENHPFWQNQRIVVTPHIGGVTQEANVRVGVDAVEGIFAIVEGRPLGRERIVNHRALAKSPA; this is encoded by the coding sequence ATGGGAAGCCGAAACATCCTGGTCACTGGACCAGCCATCCACGAACAAGCCGTAAGACTGATTGCCGACAAAGGCTACCAGGTGTCTTACGTCCCCCCTTACACGAGCGAAGACGATCTGGTCCGCATTGTGACGGAACTTGATCCCGTTGGCGTCGTAGTTCGCATGGGCCGTTTCGGTGAGGCGGCGATCGAGGCCGCGCCTTCGCTGCGCGTCCTGTCGAAGCACGGGGTCGGCGTCGACAATATCGATGTGGACGCCGCGTCCCGCCGCGAGATACCCGTTATCGTCGCCGCTGGTGCGAATGCCCTTTCGGTCGCTGAACATGCGATTGCACTCCTCTTTGCCGTGGTGAAGCGGATAGTTCCGCTCGACAGTGGCCTGCGAGCCGGACGCTGGGAAAAGCCGGGCTTCTCTGGAAAGGAACTCGCTAGCATGACCGTCGGCCTCGTCGGTTTCGGAGCGATCGCCCGGCATACCGCCGCCTTCGCCAGGGGGTTCGGCTTGGAGGTGCAGGCGTTCGATCCCTTCGCCGACGAAGCGGCGTTTGCCGAGGCAGGCGTTCAACGCGTGGACGATGTCGATGACCTGATCGCATCGTCGGACATCTTGAGCCTGCACTGCCCTCTGACACCCGACACGCGCAACCTGCTGGATGACCGCCGTCTTGGCATGATGAAGCCGGGCTCGTTTGTCATCAACACCGCCCGGGGCGGCCTGATCGACGAGGACGCCCTCCTTCGCGCTGTCGAGAGCGGACAGATCGCCGGGGCCGGGCTGGACACGTTCCAGACGGAGCCGCCTGCAGAAAACCACCCCTTCTGGCAGAACCAGCGCATCGTCGTGACGCCTCACATAGGTGGCGTGACGCAGGAGGCGAATGTTCGTGTCGGCGTGGACGCGGTGGAAGGCATCTTCGCCATAGTGGAAGGACGTCCCCTTGGTCGCGAGAGGATCGTGAACCACCGGGCGCTGGCCAAGTCGCCCGCCTGA
- a CDS encoding LysR family transcriptional regulator codes for MDTRQLKTFIAIAEHGTFAKAAEAVGLTPSAVSQQVQALESEVRGELFDRSTRPITLNAHGLQMLEAARTLVRDADNIIDAISGRAVSGTFTIGSVRSSALSLLPSAIVALKADYPDLRIKLHVANTDELLNDVMSGRLDCAMVAEYSGIPSALRWHPFINEPLLVIGPAGTPKMSGLEMLSSMPYVRFNSKFRLAQIIETELAKTGIVPNLIAEIDTIASVVSCVIHGLGVSVVPWIALRDVAVPIVSVPFGEPQVLRPIGLLERRAGTRIAIIDRLHQHLSRLSAPYGIAR; via the coding sequence GTGGACACGCGGCAGCTCAAAACCTTCATCGCAATAGCCGAACATGGAACTTTTGCGAAAGCTGCAGAGGCCGTCGGCTTGACCCCATCCGCAGTCAGTCAGCAAGTACAAGCGCTGGAATCGGAAGTCAGGGGAGAACTGTTCGATCGCTCTACCAGACCGATCACACTCAACGCCCACGGTCTGCAGATGCTGGAAGCAGCGCGAACGCTGGTCCGTGATGCAGACAATATTATCGACGCTATCTCCGGCAGAGCCGTGAGCGGGACCTTCACGATCGGTTCGGTTCGCTCGAGCGCGCTTTCGCTCCTGCCTTCGGCGATCGTCGCCCTCAAGGCCGACTATCCCGACCTCAGGATCAAGCTTCACGTCGCCAATACGGACGAATTGCTGAACGATGTGATGTCCGGCCGCCTGGATTGCGCGATGGTCGCCGAATACTCCGGAATTCCTTCAGCATTGAGGTGGCACCCGTTTATCAACGAGCCTCTCCTGGTCATCGGTCCCGCTGGCACTCCCAAAATGTCCGGTCTTGAGATGCTGTCATCGATGCCATACGTCAGGTTCAACAGTAAGTTCAGATTGGCTCAGATCATCGAGACCGAGCTGGCAAAAACTGGCATCGTGCCAAACTTGATAGCCGAGATAGACACGATCGCTTCAGTGGTTTCTTGCGTCATTCACGGTCTCGGCGTGTCCGTGGTTCCCTGGATCGCGTTGAGAGACGTCGCTGTTCCGATCGTCTCAGTGCCGTTTGGCGAACCGCAGGTTTTGCGGCCGATCGGGCTCCTGGAAAGGCGGGCCGGCACGCGCATTGCCATCATAGATCGTCTGCATCAACACCTGAGCAGGCTCAGCGCACCCTACGGTATAGCGCGTTGA
- a CDS encoding acyl-CoA dehydrogenase family protein produces the protein MIPFEAPAETILFSLRHVAGAGRIPAWDDDLVQEVIRQFSRLAEGVVAPADEAADRDGCRLEDGRVHMPEGLVAAYAAFAEQGWPGLSIPEEAGGQGMPAPVLGAVTEIFAGASHALQMIAGLVPGASRTLVDYGTPDQQERWLPRLASGEWLATMALTEPGAGSDLSGIRTRGEHGPDGWRVSGEKIFISGGDQDLTPRILHLVLARTQGAAGSTRGLSLFLVPSHDDAGARLPVTVTRIEEKMGLHGSPTCQMLFDDAPAELVGNEDEGLKAMFTMMNHARLDVALQGVAHATRAARIATEYARGRRQGKIAGEAGPVTLASHPDVRRMLDEAEAIAIAGRALCHVALVELELQEAPELVDFLTPVCKFACTEGGVAAANLAIQVLGGYGYLREYRVEQILRDARIAAIYEGTSGIHALTLATRLLRHNGGSAADAFARFVHSSGADFELSVWQEARGHMLAATDPAPAADAFMRLTVETAYAAIWRRLSAVADHAPAPARLRALAARQAMFGPSSLRHKAEIVSIILRMDEPSPGAAHLHEPAHMKEKEWS, from the coding sequence ATGATCCCCTTCGAAGCACCCGCCGAGACCATCCTCTTTTCGCTGCGGCATGTCGCCGGGGCCGGGCGAATTCCAGCCTGGGACGACGATCTCGTGCAGGAGGTTATCAGGCAGTTTTCCCGACTGGCCGAGGGTGTCGTCGCGCCCGCGGATGAGGCCGCCGATCGTGACGGTTGCCGGCTTGAGGATGGACGGGTGCATATGCCGGAAGGATTGGTCGCGGCCTATGCCGCGTTCGCCGAGCAGGGATGGCCAGGACTTTCCATTCCGGAAGAGGCCGGCGGCCAGGGCATGCCGGCTCCGGTTCTCGGGGCCGTGACGGAGATTTTCGCCGGGGCCAGCCATGCGCTGCAAATGATTGCCGGCCTCGTTCCCGGCGCGTCGCGAACGCTTGTCGATTATGGCACACCCGATCAGCAGGAGCGCTGGCTGCCGCGTCTCGCCTCGGGCGAGTGGCTGGCCACCATGGCGCTGACGGAACCCGGCGCCGGTTCCGACCTCTCGGGCATCCGGACTCGTGGCGAACACGGACCAGATGGCTGGCGCGTCTCGGGCGAGAAGATCTTTATTTCCGGCGGCGATCAGGATCTGACACCGCGTATCCTTCATCTCGTGCTCGCCCGCACGCAAGGTGCCGCGGGCAGCACACGCGGGCTTAGCCTGTTTCTCGTTCCCTCCCATGACGATGCCGGCGCAAGGCTGCCGGTGACGGTGACGCGGATCGAGGAGAAGATGGGCCTGCATGGCTCGCCGACCTGCCAGATGCTGTTCGATGACGCACCGGCCGAGCTTGTCGGCAATGAGGATGAAGGGCTGAAGGCCATGTTCACGATGATGAACCACGCACGCCTCGACGTTGCCCTGCAGGGGGTTGCCCATGCCACCCGCGCGGCGCGGATCGCAACCGAATATGCCCGGGGCCGGCGGCAGGGGAAAATCGCTGGCGAGGCCGGTCCGGTGACGCTCGCGAGCCACCCGGATGTGCGGCGGATGCTCGATGAGGCCGAAGCCATCGCCATTGCCGGACGCGCGCTTTGCCATGTCGCCCTGGTCGAGCTGGAGTTGCAGGAGGCGCCCGAACTCGTCGATTTCCTCACGCCCGTCTGCAAGTTCGCCTGCACCGAAGGCGGCGTCGCCGCCGCCAATCTCGCAATCCAGGTGCTAGGCGGATACGGCTATCTGCGGGAATACCGGGTCGAGCAGATCCTGCGCGATGCCCGCATCGCGGCGATCTACGAGGGCACGAGCGGTATCCATGCGCTTACGCTGGCGACGCGACTACTGCGCCACAACGGAGGGAGCGCCGCAGATGCCTTTGCGCGGTTTGTCCACTCTTCCGGTGCGGATTTCGAGCTTTCCGTATGGCAGGAAGCGCGCGGGCACATGCTCGCCGCCACGGATCCCGCGCCGGCGGCCGATGCCTTCATGCGGCTGACGGTGGAGACGGCATACGCGGCTATCTGGCGTCGCCTGTCTGCCGTCGCCGATCATGCCCCGGCCCCTGCCCGGCTCCGCGCGCTTGCGGCACGCCAGGCAATGTTCGGTCCGTCATCTCTGCGGCACAAGGCTGAAATCGTCTCAATAATCTTGAGGATGGACGAGCCGTCCCCGGGAGCCGCCCATCTGCACGAGCCTGCCCATATGAAAGAAAAAGAGTGGAGCTGA